A genomic window from Hippocampus zosterae strain Florida chromosome 13, ASM2543408v3, whole genome shotgun sequence includes:
- the tmem186 gene encoding transmembrane protein 186, with protein MPGLICSALPGRLRSHLLSCIRGSCQQSSLLLCSGVQPSASKLINLHQGCRGILTPQITACVKCSDLSTQKYDVIYKFPHIKLFRAVSRLKLLQTGLTVIVLPPVYILYLMGDAPLFLVNYSTGMALFAGVMLYTASHFFRRVVGMMYLDSSHNTLKVSHLTFWGRRHDIYMPLSDVMTIGDTGDSSYETILKLKRYSTPQTLYYSPRFGQVVDKQRFEKVFGCSS; from the exons ATGCCTGGCTTG ATCTGTTCAGCGTTACCAGGCAGGTTGAGGTCCCACCTCCTGTCCTGCATAAGAGGGTCATGCCAGCAATCCTCACTTCTTTTGTGTTCTGGGGTGCAACCTTCTGCATCCAAGCTCATAAATCTCCATCAAGGCTGCCGTGGAATCCTTACTCCCCAAATCACAGCCTGCGTCAAGTGCTCAGATTTGTCCACACAGAAATACGACGTGATTTATAAATTCCCACACATTAAGCTCTTCAGAGCCGTGTCCAGGCTAAAATTACTCCAAACTGGGCTCACTGTGATTGTCCTCCCACCTGTATACATTCTGTACCTAATGGGAGATGCCCCGCTCTTTCTTGTCAACTACTCGACGGGAATGGCTCTGTTTGCTGGTGTCATGTTGTACACGGCTAGCCACTTCTTTAGGAGGGTTGTGGGAATGATGTACTTGGATTCATCCCACAACACGCTCAAAGTTTCCCACCTGACATTCTGGGGTAGACGTCATGACATCTACATGCCTCTGTCAGATGTTATGACTATAGGGGACACTGGGGACTCTTCATATGAGACCATACTGAAACTGAAGCGGTACAGCACTCCTCAGACTTTGTATTACTCCCCACGATTTGGACAGGTGGTGGACAAACAGCGTTTTGAGAAGGTTTTTGGATGTTCAAGTTGA
- the lonrf1l gene encoding LON peptidase N-terminal domain and ring finger 1, like translates to MSLQKPAEETTGEKSAFFIGTEKDDVPEQENEDYQQLILLKANGLASENSLKEAIYWFSVALRYGTIRPEQLSTFVDCIVRNQRENAACGSDSSLKRDSEDQDSHWDKVFDCPNCQSFLGEPVTLACGHSFCKRCSQRGLFSRCKLCHEAVRLEGKPNVILCGLLAKWLPVEVKRSKRLNEVDELYRRKRCLEAIRKASDLIQEEPETTAEARLSRAEAYMSLKEFDLALEDIEFCLASSCSAEALFRKAMVLDEMGKVDESLQVFLNCLAVDEDFPCAKRQVEKILCDLLSLANDNVKVGLRETAQNTSQHLRNKTLVASAQVKSHDPIQRQSQRQVRAVSAHHPKDKQMKRRESLERPSLSRAHSLRSHGSASGEQGLKRVCSAPQLGDQEKASLLKRKLSVSDIGPCIVANGSSKYKKQGVKNCQKTSVAAKTYRSVRKDLIDINDLECSLCMRLFYEPVTTPCGHTFCKVCLERCLDYTPHCPLCKESLKEYLACRKYSVTSVLDMLIKQCFAQEYEERTKTHLEETRELSDLTKNVPIFVCTMAYPTVPCPLHVFEPRYRLMIRRCMDTGTRQFGMCIYDPQKGFVDHGCMLIIRSVHFLPDGRSVVDTIGGKRFRVLSRGMKDGYSIADIEHLEDTRVETRKELESLQELHDAVYNQARVWFQNLKIRFHNQILQHFGPMPEREADIQATPNGPACCWWLLAVLPIDPRYQLSVLSMTSLKERLVKIQHILTYLQSIPNS, encoded by the exons atGTCGCTCCAGAAGCCAGCCGAGGAAACGACTGGGGAGAAGAGCGCTTTCTTCATAGGCACCGAAAAGGACGACGTCCCCGAGCAGGAAAATGAGGACTACCAGCAGCTCATCCTGCTAAAAGCCAACGGTCTAGCCTCGGAGAACTCCCTTAAAGAGGCAATTTACTGGTTCTCGGTGGCCTTGCGTTACGGGACCATCAGACCCGAACAGCTAAGCACTTTTGTGGACTGTATAGTGCGGAACCAAAGAGAAAATGCAGCCTGCGGCTCGGACTCGTCGTTGAAGCGGGACTCGGAGGACCAGGACAGCCACTGGGATAAAGTGTTCGACTGCCCCAATTGCCAGAGCTTTTTAGGGGAACCCGTAACGTTAGCGTGTGGACACTCATTCTGCAAGAGGTGTTCGCAGCGAGGGCTGTTCTCCAGGTGCAAGTTGTGCCACGAAGCAGTGAGACTCGAAGGCAAGCCCAACGTGATTTTGTGCGGACTTTTAGCCAAATGGTTACCCGTCGAGGTAAAACGCTCCAAAAGACTAAACGAAGTGGACGAACTGTATCGGCGGAAACGCTGCCTTGAAGCCATTCGCAAAGCGAGCGATCTGATCCAAGAAG AGCCCGAAACAACAGCAGAAGCACGACTCTCAAGAGCAGAAGCATATATGTCCTTAAAAGAGTTTGATCTTGCTTTGGAGGACATTGAATTTTGTCTTGCATCTAGCTGTTCTGCTGAG GCTTTGTTTAGGAAAGCCATGGTGCTTGACGAGATGGGCAAAGTGGATGAGTCTCTGCAAGTCTTTCTCAACTGCCTTGCTGTGGACGAAGACTTCCCCTGCGCAAAAAGACAAGTAGAAAAG attcTATGTGACCTACTCTCTTTGGCTAATGACAACGTGAAGGTGGGCCTAAGGGAAACAGCGCAGAATACGTCGCAACACTTGCGCAATAAAACCCTTGTGGCCAGCGCACAAGTCAAGTCACATGATCCAATCCAAAGACAAAGCCAACGCCAGGTCCGTGCTGTGTCGGCACACCACCCAAAAGACAAGCAGATG AAACGCCGGGAGAGTCTTGAGCGTCCCAGTCTGAGTAGAGCTCATTCGTTGCGTTCTCATGGCTCCGCCTCTGGCGAGCAGGGTCTGAAGAGGGTTTGCTCCGCCCCTCAGCTTGGTGACCAGGAGAAGGCGAGTCTGCTGAAGCGGAAGTTGTCCGTTTCTGACATTGGGCCTTGCATTGTGGCCAATGGAAGCAGCAAGTATAAAAAACAAG GTGTGAAAAATTGCCAAAAAACATCAGTCGCAGCTAAAACCTACAGAAGTGTTCGAAAGGATCTCATTGACATCAATGACCTTGAGTGCTCTCTCTGCATGAG GTTATTTTACGAGCCTGTGACGACGCCGTGCGGCCACACCTTTTGTAAAGTCTGTCTGGAACGCTGTTTGGACTACACGCCACATTGCCCCCTGTGCAAAGAGAGCCTAAAAGAG TATCTAGCCTGTAGAAAGTACAGTGTGACAAGCGTGCTGGATATGCTGATCAAACAGTGTTTTGCTCAGGAGTATGAGGAGAGGACCAAAACTCACCTGGAGGAGACCAGAGAGCTTTCTGA CTTGACAAAGAACGTGCCTATCTTTGTATGTACCATGGCGTACCCCACGGTGCCTTGCCCGCTTCATGTATTCGAGCCACGTTATCGCCTCATGATCCGCCGCTGCATGGACACTGGCACGCGGCAGTTTGGGATGTGTATTTACGACCCCCAGAAAGG GTTTGTCGACCATGGGTGTATGCTCATCATCCGCAGTGTTCACTTCCTGCCTGATGGTCGATCGGTGGTGGACACTATTGGAGGCAAGCGCTTCAGAGTCCTGTCCCGAGGAATGAAGGACGGTTATAGTATTGCTGACATTGAGCATTTGGAAGACACTCGG GTGGAGACCAGAAAAGAGCTCGAGAGCCTACAAGAGCTTCATGATGCTGTGTACAATCAAGCCCGTGTCTGGTTCCAAAACCTCAAGATCCGATTCCACAACCAGATCcttcagcattttggaccaatgcCCGAGAGGGAAGCTGATATCCAG GCGACTCCTAACGGTCCCGCGTGCTGCTGGTGGCTGCTAGCCGTGCTGCCCATTGACCCGCGCTACCAGCTCTCTGTCCTCTCCATGACCAGCCTCAAAGAGCGCCTAGTGAAGATCCAGCACATTCTCACTTATCTGCAGAGCATCCCCAACAGTTAA
- the hmox2a gene encoding heme oxygenase 2a has protein sequence MVAHVYTRYMGDLSGGQILKKVTQRALKLLSSGEGLNFYQFEGIHSHSGFKRLYRSRRNKIELDTDTKRKIVEESNRPFGFNMMVFTELDEIGKRIPEQAQEEAFGHGHAEIMQGEEINKCPYYVAKMGTSGNPTYICQFATALLQHMPSQVMLTAWIALFAGFTAWYLL, from the exons ATGGTGGCCCACGTGTACACCCGCTATATGGGGGATCTCTCGGGTGGACAGATCCTCAAGAAAGTAACCCAGAGGGCACTTAAGCTCCTCTCATCTGGAGAGGGACTCAACTTCTACCAGTTTGAGGGCATCCATAGTCACAGCGGCTTCAAGCGGCTTTACAGGAGTAGGAGGAACAAGATCGAGCTGGACACTGACACCAAGCGGAAGATCGTGGAAGAGTCCAACAGACCTTTTGGCTTCAACATGATG GTGTTCACAGAGCTTGACGAGATTGGAAAAAGAATCCCAGAGCAAGCACAAGAGGAAGCCTTTGGGCATGGTCATGCTGAAATCATGCAAGGGGAAGAGATCAATAAGTGCCCATACTACGTGGCTAAAATGGGTA CCAGCGGAAATCCCACATACATTTGCCAGTTTGCCACGGCTCTCCTGCAACACATGCCCTCTCAGGTAATGCTGACCGCTTGGATCGCTCTCTTTGCCGGCTTCACAGCCTGGTACCTTCTGTAA